In Candidatus Methylomirabilota bacterium, a single genomic region encodes these proteins:
- a CDS encoding ABC transporter permease, which produces MSVNYPLVETAAAAPLTPRRTFGDEVGKFIRTKPLGVGGALIILAMIFVAIFAAALAPYDPYVGDYAAQFARPSAEHWFGTDEFGRDVLSRIMYGARIALFVGFTASFAGCTLGALLGVVSAYCGGKVDLFLERLMDILLAFPLLILALAIASILGPAVQNVVVAIAIPIVPRAARVVRATALSVKENQYVEAASSLGASWRRVILQHILPNVMAPYIIMLTAQLGSAILTEAALSYLGLGTAEPTPSWGLMLSGSAPSYAEKAPWIALFPGIAISLGVFGFNLFGDSLRDALDPKLRRG; this is translated from the coding sequence ATGAGCGTCAACTATCCGCTCGTGGAGACGGCCGCCGCGGCGCCCCTGACGCCCCGCCGCACCTTCGGGGATGAGGTGGGGAAGTTCATCCGGACGAAGCCGCTGGGCGTGGGCGGCGCCCTGATCATCCTGGCCATGATCTTCGTGGCCATCTTCGCGGCGGCCCTCGCTCCCTACGATCCCTATGTCGGCGACTACGCCGCGCAGTTCGCCCGCCCGAGCGCCGAGCACTGGTTCGGGACCGACGAGTTCGGCCGCGACGTGCTGAGCCGGATCATGTACGGGGCGCGCATCGCCCTGTTCGTCGGCTTCACCGCCTCGTTCGCCGGCTGCACGCTCGGGGCCCTGCTCGGGGTGGTCAGCGCGTACTGCGGCGGGAAGGTGGATCTTTTCCTCGAGCGGCTGATGGACATCCTGCTCGCCTTCCCCCTGCTCATCCTCGCCCTGGCCATCGCCTCGATCCTGGGGCCCGCCGTCCAGAACGTGGTGGTGGCCATCGCCATCCCCATCGTCCCCCGCGCGGCGCGGGTGGTGCGGGCCACCGCGCTCTCGGTGAAGGAGAACCAGTACGTCGAGGCCGCGAGCTCGCTGGGCGCCTCGTGGCGCCGCGTCATCCTCCAGCACATTCTCCCCAACGTCATGGCCCCCTACATCATCATGCTGACCGCGCAGCTCGGGAGCGCCATCCTGACCGAAGCGGCCTTGAGCTACCTGGGGCTCGGCACGGCCGAGCCGACGCCGTCGTGGGGACTGATGCTCTCGGGCTCCGCCCCGTCGTATGCCGAGAAGGCCCCGTGGATCGCCCTCTTCCCGGGCATCGCCATCAGCCTTGGGGTGTTCGGCTTCAACCTCTTCGGCGATTCGCTGCGCGACGCCCTCGACCCCAAGCTCCGACGGGGCTAA
- a CDS encoding AAA family ATPase produces the protein MIVGTTGVGKSMLAKRLIDRLGLEFIELDALHWGPNWKAASVHDFRIRTDEATSAEGWVVAGNYRQVRDIVWSRADTLVWLDYSFPRALWRLTRRTVRRAVTREVLWNGNRESFWEHFKFWSEVSVYYWLFKGYGPRRREYPVLFSRPEYAHLKIVRLKSPRATEQWLGRFSSERPIAC, from the coding sequence GTGATCGTCGGAACGACGGGGGTCGGCAAATCCATGCTGGCCAAACGACTGATCGATCGACTCGGGCTTGAATTCATCGAGCTCGACGCCCTCCATTGGGGACCCAACTGGAAGGCCGCATCCGTCCACGACTTTCGTATCCGCACCGACGAGGCGACCAGCGCCGAGGGCTGGGTCGTGGCGGGAAACTATCGGCAGGTGCGTGACATCGTGTGGTCCCGGGCAGACACGCTGGTCTGGCTGGACTATTCCTTTCCGCGCGCCCTCTGGAGACTCACCAGGCGCACGGTCCGGCGCGCCGTAACGCGAGAAGTTCTCTGGAATGGCAACCGGGAGTCCTTCTGGGAGCACTTCAAATTCTGGTCGGAGGTATCCGTCTACTACTGGCTGTTCAAGGGCTACGGTCCGCGCCGACGCGAGTATCCCGTGCTGTTCTCACGACCCGAGTACGCGCATTTGAAGATCGTGCGCCTGAAATCGCCCCGCGCAACGGAACAGTGGCTCGGGAGGTTCTCGTCTGAACGCCCAATCGCCTGTTGA
- a CDS encoding UDP-N-acetylenolpyruvoylglucosamine reductase, producing AAAFVGIERAVANPGMPRWYERDGRVKLSAAWLIERAGFTRGTSRGAVGLSTRHSLAIVCYEGARAADIVAFAREIRTKVEERFSVRLVPEPVLWGGLSLGP from the coding sequence GCCGCCGCCTTCGTGGGGATCGAGCGAGCCGTCGCCAACCCGGGGATGCCGCGCTGGTACGAGCGCGACGGTCGCGTGAAGCTCTCCGCGGCGTGGCTGATCGAGCGCGCCGGCTTCACCCGCGGCACTTCTCGTGGTGCCGTGGGGCTCTCGACTCGCCACAGCCTCGCCATCGTGTGCTACGAAGGCGCGCGGGCGGCCGACATCGTCGCCTTCGCCCGCGAAATCCGCACGAAGGTCGAGGAGCGTTTCAGCGTCCGCCTCGTCCCCGAGCCCGTGCTGTGGGGCGGGCTGTCTCTCGGGCCGTGA
- the pqqE gene encoding pyrroloquinoline quinone biosynthesis protein PqqE → MSEAVRPYTLVAELTYRCPLRCVYCSNPLDYGRHDRELDTTTWQRVFREAEDLGVVQLNLTGGEPLVRDDLEALIEEAHRLDLYTNLITSGIPLRRERLARFRALGLDNVQISIQDTEATASDRIAGLRAFDRKLEIASWVKELGFPLTLNTVLHRENLDRVEEIVALAERLGADRLELANAQYVGWALSNRAALLPTREQLDRARAVAGDARQRLRGRMEILFVTPDYYAEFPKACMDGWGRRFIVISPDGLVLPCHAAHTLPGLRFDSVTDRPLGEIWHDSPGFSAFRGEAWMPEPCRSCDRRALDFGGCRCQAFHLTGNAAATDPVCRLSPDHGLIEKARKVATETQPPPFIYRSAPARALP, encoded by the coding sequence GTGAGCGAGGCGGTCCGTCCCTACACCCTGGTGGCCGAGCTGACCTACCGGTGCCCCCTGCGCTGCGTCTACTGCTCGAATCCCCTCGACTACGGGCGCCACGATCGCGAGCTCGACACCACGACCTGGCAGCGCGTCTTCCGCGAGGCGGAAGACCTCGGAGTGGTCCAGCTCAACCTGACGGGCGGCGAGCCCCTCGTGCGCGACGACCTCGAGGCCCTCATCGAAGAAGCCCACCGCCTGGATCTCTACACCAACTTGATCACGAGCGGTATTCCGCTCCGTCGCGAGCGCCTGGCCCGCTTCCGCGCGCTCGGTCTCGACAATGTCCAGATCTCCATTCAGGACACCGAAGCCACGGCGTCGGATCGGATCGCGGGGCTGCGCGCGTTCGACCGCAAGCTCGAGATCGCCTCATGGGTCAAGGAGCTCGGCTTTCCCCTCACCCTCAATACCGTGCTTCATCGAGAGAACCTCGACCGCGTGGAGGAGATCGTCGCGCTGGCGGAGCGGCTGGGCGCCGACCGCCTGGAGCTGGCCAATGCCCAGTACGTGGGCTGGGCGCTCTCCAATCGCGCCGCCCTGCTGCCGACGCGCGAGCAGCTCGACCGCGCCCGCGCTGTTGCCGGCGACGCGCGTCAGCGGCTGCGCGGCCGGATGGAGATCCTCTTCGTCACCCCCGACTACTACGCGGAGTTCCCGAAGGCCTGCATGGATGGCTGGGGGCGGCGATTCATCGTGATCAGTCCCGACGGCCTCGTCTTGCCTTGCCACGCGGCTCATACGCTGCCCGGGCTTCGCTTCGACTCGGTGACCGATCGCCCGCTCGGGGAAATATGGCACGACTCCCCGGGCTTCTCGGCCTTCCGCGGCGAGGCCTGGATGCCCGAGCCGTGCCGGAGCTGCGACCGGCGCGCGCTGGACTTCGGGGGCTGCCGCTGCCAGGCCTTTCACCTCACCGGGAACGCCGCGGCTACGGATCCCGTGTGCCGTCTCTCGCCCGACCATGGGCTGATCGAGAAGGCGCGCAAAGTCGCCACGGAAACTCAGCCGCCTCCATTCATCTACCGGAGCGCCCCCGCCCGGGCTCTCCCATGA
- the pqqC gene encoding pyrroloquinoline-quinone synthase PqqC has translation MTTETMRPPLSREEFIAWVRREGEQRYHDHHRYHVLMHEGRLTKLQLQQWVLNRYYYQTRIPIKDAVILSKSEDPAFRRMWIRRIRDHDGDETGGEAGLDLWLRLADGVGLDREEVASCRSVLSGVRFACDAYVDLVRERSLVEAVASSLTEFFAPDLMIKRVLAWEKHYPWVSADMLAYFRSRVPRARRDSLEAIDFVVAHATTHEMQERCVAALIRKTEILWHLLDCTFAAYIEPGWGPAGARAT, from the coding sequence GTGACCACGGAGACGATGCGGCCGCCGCTCTCTCGCGAAGAGTTCATCGCCTGGGTCCGCCGCGAGGGCGAGCAGCGCTACCACGATCACCATCGCTACCACGTGCTGATGCACGAGGGCCGACTGACCAAGCTCCAGCTCCAGCAGTGGGTGCTGAACCGCTACTACTACCAGACTCGCATCCCCATCAAGGACGCCGTCATCCTGTCCAAGTCGGAAGATCCCGCCTTCCGCCGCATGTGGATCCGTCGCATCCGCGATCATGACGGCGACGAGACGGGCGGCGAGGCGGGGCTCGATCTCTGGCTGCGGCTGGCCGACGGGGTGGGCCTCGACCGCGAGGAGGTGGCGAGCTGTCGCTCCGTCCTCTCCGGCGTGCGCTTCGCCTGCGACGCCTACGTCGACCTCGTGCGCGAGCGGAGCCTGGTGGAGGCGGTGGCCTCGTCGCTCACCGAGTTCTTCGCCCCCGACCTCATGATCAAGCGCGTGCTCGCCTGGGAGAAGCACTACCCGTGGGTGAGCGCGGACATGCTCGCCTATTTCCGCTCGCGCGTCCCGCGCGCCCGGCGCGACTCCCTGGAGGCCATCGACTTCGTGGTCGCCCACGCCACGACCCACGAGATGCAGGAGCGCTGCGTGGCCGCCCTCATCCGCAAGACGGAGATTCTCTGGCACCTGCTGGATTGCACGTTCGCCGCGTACATCGAGCCGGGCTGGGGCCCGGCAGGAGCCCGCGCCACCTGA
- a CDS encoding c-type cytochrome encodes MPPSRRLLALTGAAGLALTLTVAVVAPAAAADVEAGRRKAEPCVACHGRDGNATVPGTPSLAGQPAFFTHWQLIKYRDGRRKDPQMSPAAENLSDADMADLAAYYETQQARQRPSKTDPAKVAAGKQLANLHHCTSCHKPGLVGQQQVPRLVGQDFDYLLRLLRSFKAKTASDLDGMMTMSAQPLQEEDILNLVHFIASLRTE; translated from the coding sequence GTGCCCCCGTCGCGCCGGCTGCTCGCCCTCACGGGTGCCGCCGGCCTCGCGCTCACGCTGACCGTCGCGGTGGTGGCGCCGGCGGCCGCCGCCGACGTGGAGGCAGGGCGGCGCAAGGCCGAGCCGTGCGTGGCCTGCCATGGCCGCGATGGCAACGCGACCGTCCCCGGCACTCCCTCCCTGGCCGGTCAGCCGGCGTTCTTCACCCACTGGCAGCTCATCAAGTACCGGGACGGGCGCCGCAAGGATCCCCAGATGTCGCCCGCCGCTGAGAACCTGAGCGATGCCGACATGGCGGACCTGGCCGCGTACTACGAAACCCAGCAGGCGCGCCAGCGCCCGTCGAAAACCGATCCGGCCAAGGTCGCCGCGGGCAAGCAGCTCGCCAATCTCCATCACTGCACGTCCTGTCACAAGCCCGGGCTCGTCGGCCAGCAGCAGGTCCCGCGACTCGTGGGTCAGGACTTCGACTATCTTCTCCGGCTGCTCCGCAGCTTCAAGGCCAAGACCGCCTCCGACCTCGACGGCATGATGACCATGTCTGCTCAGCCCCTCCAGGAAGAAGACATCCTGAACCTCGTGCACTTCATCGCGAGCCTGCGCACGGAGTAA
- the pqqB gene encoding pyrroloquinoline quinone biosynthesis protein PqqB translates to MRIRVLGAAAGGGFPQWNCGCPNCRGVRAGLIMATPRTQECVAVSADGEGWVLLNASPEIRHQIESFGALHPRAPRHSPIDAVVLTNGDLDHTLGLLSLRESHPLVVYATERVRLGFTEGNVLYRTLERFPEQVAWRSLKLGREVALISVDGRESGLFIEVVAVPGKLPIHLEQLGIGDPEDNIGLKIREASTGRQLAYFPAAGGLTPDMRKALAGTDCVFFDGTFWSSDELPALGLGTKRAEDMAHLPVGGEAGSLAALRDLPAPRRIYIHINNTNPLLRDDSKERAAVEAAGWEIARDGMEVSL, encoded by the coding sequence GTGCGCATCCGAGTGCTGGGCGCCGCGGCCGGCGGCGGCTTTCCCCAGTGGAACTGTGGCTGCCCGAACTGCCGGGGGGTCCGCGCGGGACTCATCATGGCCACTCCCCGCACCCAGGAATGCGTGGCCGTCAGCGCCGACGGCGAGGGCTGGGTTCTGCTGAACGCCTCCCCGGAGATCCGTCACCAGATCGAGAGCTTCGGCGCGCTCCACCCACGCGCGCCCCGGCACTCGCCCATCGACGCCGTCGTCCTCACCAACGGCGACCTCGATCACACCCTCGGCCTCCTCTCGCTCCGCGAATCTCACCCGCTCGTCGTCTACGCCACCGAGCGCGTCCGTCTCGGCTTCACCGAGGGCAATGTCCTCTATCGGACCCTCGAGCGGTTCCCCGAGCAGGTGGCGTGGCGCTCTCTGAAGCTCGGACGAGAGGTGGCCCTGATCTCCGTCGATGGACGAGAGAGCGGCCTCTTCATCGAGGTCGTGGCCGTCCCGGGCAAGCTTCCCATTCACCTCGAGCAGCTGGGGATCGGCGATCCCGAGGACAATATCGGGCTCAAGATTCGCGAGGCGTCCACGGGGCGTCAGCTTGCCTATTTTCCGGCGGCGGGCGGCCTGACCCCGGACATGCGCAAGGCGCTCGCCGGAACCGACTGCGTCTTCTTCGACGGGACGTTCTGGTCGAGCGACGAGCTGCCCGCCCTCGGTCTTGGGACCAAGCGGGCTGAAGACATGGCGCATCTGCCCGTGGGTGGTGAGGCCGGGAGCCTTGCCGCGCTGCGCGACCTACCCGCCCCGCGCCGCATCTACATTCACATCAACAACACCAATCCCCTGCTGCGTGACGACTCCAAGGAGCGAGCGGCGGTGGAAGCGGCGGGGTGGGAGATCGCCCGGGACGGCATGGAGGTCTCGCTGTGA
- a CDS encoding ABC transporter permease produces MRTYVAKRILLIIPTLLGVAALVFLIMRIIPGDVALLILGGDQAGRIDQAQLAAMQQRLGLDQPLLVQFGKWLWGVVRFDFGTSLWTGRPVIEELLIRLPLSLELALLATLVSVLLAIPLGMLAAVRQDTWVDYLVRVISIGGLAIPSFWVGILCILFLVIFFGWGPPLEFTPPWVDPWANFQQMVWPVVTVGYRYAAVTTRMTRSTVLEVMREDYIRTAWAKGLQERAIVIRHALKNAMLPVITLIGTEFAFLIGGLVVTETVFTLNGVGRFVVDAVAHRDYPVVQALVFLIAFSFVVVNLLIDLTYAWFDPRIRYR; encoded by the coding sequence ATGCGGACGTACGTGGCCAAGCGAATTCTCCTCATCATCCCCACGCTGCTCGGGGTGGCCGCCCTGGTGTTCCTGATCATGCGCATCATTCCCGGAGACGTGGCCCTCTTGATCCTGGGCGGTGACCAGGCGGGCCGGATCGATCAGGCGCAGCTCGCCGCCATGCAGCAGCGCCTGGGGCTGGATCAGCCGCTCCTCGTGCAGTTCGGCAAGTGGCTCTGGGGCGTGGTCCGCTTCGACTTCGGCACTTCGCTGTGGACCGGGCGTCCCGTCATCGAGGAGCTGCTCATCCGGCTGCCCCTCTCCCTCGAGCTGGCCCTCCTGGCCACGTTGGTTTCCGTGCTCCTGGCCATCCCCCTCGGCATGCTCGCGGCCGTGCGCCAGGACACCTGGGTGGACTACCTCGTGCGGGTGATCAGCATCGGCGGCCTGGCCATCCCGTCCTTCTGGGTAGGGATTCTGTGCATTCTCTTCCTGGTGATCTTCTTCGGCTGGGGGCCCCCGCTGGAGTTCACCCCGCCCTGGGTCGATCCCTGGGCGAATTTTCAGCAAATGGTCTGGCCGGTGGTCACCGTGGGCTACCGCTACGCCGCCGTCACCACGCGCATGACGCGGTCGACGGTGCTCGAGGTCATGCGCGAGGACTACATCCGCACCGCCTGGGCCAAGGGGTTGCAGGAGCGGGCCATCGTCATCCGTCACGCCTTGAAGAACGCGATGCTCCCGGTGATCACCCTCATCGGGACGGAGTTTGCCTTCCTCATCGGCGGGCTGGTCGTCACCGAGACGGTGTTCACCCTCAACGGCGTGGGGCGGTTCGTGGTGGACGCCGTCGCCCATCGCGACTACCCGGTGGTGCAGGCCCTCGTGTTCCTCATCGCCTTCAGCTTCGTGGTCGTGAACCTCCTCATCGACCTGACCTACGCCTGGTTCGATCCGCGGATCCGTTACCGGTAG
- a CDS encoding pyridoxamine 5'-phosphate oxidase family protein, with amino-acid sequence MSLDPIAEIVAAREEARRRKDAHVDVCFLATVGDHGRPEARPISLRDVDEGGFGLVLNALSPKWRQIEEGGQCSLCILWSSVERQYRVYGELRPMDPDRLRFWWDRKVLGSRLLEHYYEAYRPQSTPVPSRAAFLEGIAELGRRWTKAADVPPPGSLRGVCLWPTEIDVWHGSPSDRLHDRRRFTRRVGDWTVETLVP; translated from the coding sequence GTGAGCCTCGATCCGATCGCGGAGATCGTGGCGGCGCGGGAGGAGGCGCGCCGGCGCAAGGATGCTCATGTTGACGTCTGCTTTCTCGCGACGGTGGGCGACCACGGCCGACCCGAGGCGCGGCCGATCTCCCTCCGCGATGTCGACGAAGGCGGCTTCGGCCTCGTGCTCAATGCCTTGAGTCCGAAGTGGCGGCAGATCGAGGAAGGCGGTCAGTGCTCCCTGTGCATTCTCTGGTCGAGCGTGGAGCGGCAGTATCGCGTCTACGGCGAGCTCCGGCCCATGGACCCAGACCGCCTCCGCTTCTGGTGGGACCGCAAGGTCCTGGGCTCGCGGCTTCTCGAGCACTACTACGAAGCCTACCGCCCGCAGAGCACGCCGGTGCCCTCGCGAGCGGCCTTCCTCGAGGGGATCGCCGAGCTCGGCCGCCGCTGGACCAAGGCGGCCGACGTGCCCCCGCCCGGGAGCCTGCGCGGCGTCTGTCTCTGGCCCACGGAGATCGACGTCTGGCATGGCTCGCCGTCCGATCGCCTGCACGACCGCCGCCGCTTCACTCGCCGCGTCGGTGACTGGACCGTCGAGACGCTGGTACCGTAG
- a CDS encoding permease has translation MDTSLIILLALTAIAFAVALARDPQLVLRGFQSTGRLLGGVWIELVLGFVLAGLLDVLIPAPVLSSWMGGDRLGRGIVVGWAAGLIMPGGPYLVFPVVANLFRSGAAPGPLIALLTAKTLVSPVRMLTYEAPLLGWPLTLARLIPGVLLPPALGWLGQWLYLLFARR, from the coding sequence ATGGACACGAGTCTCATCATCTTGCTGGCCCTGACCGCGATCGCCTTCGCGGTGGCGCTCGCGAGGGATCCCCAGCTCGTGCTCCGCGGCTTCCAGTCGACGGGCCGGTTGCTGGGCGGCGTCTGGATAGAGCTGGTCCTGGGATTCGTGCTGGCCGGGCTGCTCGACGTGCTCATCCCGGCTCCCGTGCTCTCGAGCTGGATGGGCGGCGACCGGCTGGGCCGGGGCATTGTCGTGGGCTGGGCTGCTGGCTTGATCATGCCGGGAGGGCCATACCTCGTATTTCCCGTCGTGGCGAACCTCTTCCGGAGCGGGGCCGCCCCCGGCCCGCTCATCGCCCTGCTCACCGCCAAGACCCTGGTGAGCCCTGTCCGGATGCTCACGTACGAGGCGCCCTTGCTGGGATGGCCCCTGACCCTGGCGCGCCTGATTCCTGGCGTGCTGCTTCCGCCGGCTCTGGGCTGGCTCGGCCAGTGGCTCTATCTCCTGTTTGCCAGACGGTGA
- the pqqD gene encoding pyrroloquinoline quinone biosynthesis peptide chaperone PqqD — translation MDASSRPRLASKARLRFDRKSSRYMLLYPERGLVLNPTAADVLQRCTGERTVSSIVDELAQKYGHEAPDVEREVMDFLQTMADRGLVQAAL, via the coding sequence ATGGACGCCTCGAGCCGGCCCCGCCTGGCCTCCAAGGCCCGCCTCCGCTTCGACCGCAAGTCGTCGCGCTACATGCTCCTCTACCCGGAGCGCGGCCTCGTGCTCAACCCCACCGCCGCCGACGTGCTCCAGCGATGCACGGGCGAGCGCACGGTGAGCTCCATCGTGGACGAGCTGGCCCAGAAGTACGGGCACGAGGCCCCGGACGTCGAGCGCGAGGTGATGGACTTCCTTCAGACGATGGCCGATCGCGGCCTCGTGCAGGCAGCGCTGTGA
- a CDS encoding PQQ-dependent sugar dehydrogenase — protein MRRIILASLTVALVIGLALAPLAPAQQAPAPPPTWKQGQPASMADSTLAPIPQPPAPKAPGEIPVDKIKVPPGFKVSLWAHGINNARAMTWGDKGTLFVSSRVASNVYAVVDKGGQREVKVIAKGLNLPNGVAFKNGTLYIAEIHRITKMMGIEDKLDNPPAMEVVYDVLTRDVPHGWKYLAFGPDGKLYFNIGAPCNICMPPDTNANISRVNPDGTGFEYFAHGVRNSVGFDWHPVTKELYFTTHGRDWLGEDVPSDRFDTAPKKGLHFGFPYCHQGDILDPEFGKGRACAEFAAPLLKTGAHVAGNGVEFYTGSMFPAEYKNRAFLAQRGSWNRSQKVGFRVMMVTLRTGDVPKYEPFAEGWLQGDQIWGRPVYTKQMKDGSLLIADDYAGAIYRVTYQR, from the coding sequence ATGCGGCGCATCATCCTCGCATCGCTCACGGTGGCCCTCGTCATCGGCCTCGCGCTCGCGCCACTCGCCCCGGCCCAGCAAGCTCCGGCCCCGCCTCCGACCTGGAAGCAGGGCCAGCCCGCCAGCATGGCGGACTCGACGCTGGCGCCCATTCCGCAGCCGCCCGCCCCGAAGGCGCCGGGCGAGATTCCTGTCGACAAGATCAAGGTCCCACCCGGCTTTAAGGTCTCCCTCTGGGCGCACGGGATCAACAACGCGCGCGCGATGACCTGGGGCGACAAGGGCACGCTCTTCGTCAGCAGCCGCGTGGCCAGCAACGTGTACGCGGTGGTGGACAAGGGCGGGCAGCGCGAGGTCAAGGTCATCGCCAAGGGGCTCAACCTGCCCAATGGCGTGGCCTTCAAGAACGGCACGCTCTACATCGCCGAGATCCACCGGATTACCAAGATGATGGGGATCGAGGACAAGCTCGACAATCCACCGGCGATGGAGGTCGTCTACGACGTCTTGACCCGTGACGTGCCGCATGGCTGGAAGTACCTGGCCTTCGGGCCGGACGGCAAGCTCTACTTCAATATTGGCGCGCCCTGCAATATCTGCATGCCGCCGGACACCAACGCCAATATCTCGCGCGTCAATCCCGACGGTACGGGCTTCGAGTACTTCGCTCATGGCGTGCGTAACAGCGTGGGCTTCGACTGGCACCCGGTGACGAAGGAGCTCTATTTCACCACCCACGGCCGTGACTGGCTGGGCGAGGACGTGCCGAGCGACCGCTTCGACACCGCGCCGAAGAAGGGCCTACACTTCGGCTTCCCCTACTGCCACCAGGGCGACATCCTCGATCCCGAGTTCGGCAAAGGGCGCGCCTGCGCGGAGTTCGCCGCGCCGTTGCTCAAGACGGGCGCGCACGTGGCCGGCAACGGCGTCGAATTCTACACGGGCTCGATGTTCCCCGCCGAGTACAAGAACCGCGCCTTCCTCGCTCAGCGCGGCTCCTGGAACCGGTCCCAGAAGGTCGGCTTCCGGGTAATGATGGTCACGCTCCGGACGGGTGACGTGCCCAAGTACGAGCCGTTCGCCGAGGGGTGGCTCCAGGGCGACCAGATCTGGGGCCGGCCAGTCTATACTAAGCAGATGAAGGACGGCTCCCTCCTGATCGCCGACGACTACGCGGGAGCGATCTACCGGGTCACTTACCAGCGCTGA
- a CDS encoding ABC transporter substrate-binding protein, whose amino-acid sequence MTESRCQRRFFSIVAVATLLVSMVVSTPVAAQTETPRRGGVLLAVIGADPPSLDSHQESTFANIQLVAPLYSTLLQFDPFSYPKIIGDVATEWKIASDGLTYTFKIRQGIRFHDGSPLTAADVKATYDKIVFPPVGVASIRKNAYTEIRSIETPDPATLIFKLKFPSASLLANLASPWNVIYPKKYLDKDPNYFKTNVMGSGPFKFKSYTRGSTFEGERNPDYFVKDRPYLDGYKFFISPETSVRAAAIRSGRAYIEFRDLPNSEVEAIKKQLGNKVAVQETPMVGQFGIAINNTAKPFTDIRVRKALTLGFDRYTAGKVLYGITGLKIVGGLMRPGTDFALPDAELQKLPGFWKDADRSRAEAKRLLVEAGYPNGLKVTLKNRNVKLPYQDFAVFAIQEWRKIGVEVENRPLETAAWFSDGQNTGNFELIVAPTVEFADDPDQFLGRYATGSTQNWGRFSDPRVDDLFSRQARTLDPAERKKLCNEIEKLVLENAYYMPGLWWTRNVVHLTKVRNYVAPPSHYTNQKLQDVWLAED is encoded by the coding sequence GTGACAGAGAGCAGATGTCAGAGGAGGTTCTTCTCCATCGTTGCGGTGGCGACCCTGCTCGTCTCCATGGTCGTGTCCACGCCGGTGGCGGCCCAGACGGAGACGCCGCGCCGGGGCGGCGTCCTCCTCGCGGTCATCGGGGCTGACCCGCCGAGCCTCGACTCCCACCAGGAGAGCACCTTCGCCAACATTCAGCTCGTCGCCCCGCTCTACAGCACGCTGCTGCAATTCGACCCGTTCAGCTACCCGAAGATCATCGGCGACGTGGCCACCGAGTGGAAAATTGCGTCCGACGGGCTGACCTACACCTTCAAGATCCGCCAGGGGATCCGCTTCCACGACGGCTCGCCCCTCACCGCCGCCGACGTCAAGGCCACCTATGACAAGATCGTCTTCCCGCCCGTCGGCGTGGCCAGCATACGAAAGAACGCCTACACGGAGATCCGGAGCATCGAGACCCCCGACCCCGCCACCCTGATCTTCAAGCTCAAGTTCCCCTCCGCCTCCCTCCTGGCCAACCTGGCCTCGCCGTGGAACGTGATCTACCCGAAGAAGTACCTGGACAAGGACCCCAACTACTTCAAGACCAATGTCATGGGCTCCGGCCCGTTCAAGTTCAAGAGCTACACGCGCGGCTCCACCTTCGAGGGGGAGCGGAACCCCGATTACTTCGTCAAGGACCGCCCCTACCTCGACGGGTACAAGTTCTTCATCAGCCCCGAGACGAGCGTGCGGGCGGCGGCCATCCGGTCCGGGCGCGCCTACATCGAGTTCCGAGACCTGCCCAATTCGGAAGTGGAGGCGATCAAGAAGCAGCTCGGCAACAAGGTCGCCGTCCAGGAAACGCCCATGGTCGGCCAGTTCGGGATCGCCATCAACAACACGGCGAAGCCCTTCACCGACATTCGCGTGCGCAAGGCCCTCACCCTGGGCTTCGATCGCTACACGGCGGGCAAGGTGCTGTACGGGATCACCGGGCTCAAGATCGTGGGCGGATTGATGCGCCCGGGCACCGATTTCGCGCTGCCGGATGCCGAGCTCCAGAAGCTGCCAGGCTTCTGGAAGGACGCCGACCGGAGCCGCGCCGAGGCCAAGCGGCTCCTGGTCGAGGCGGGCTATCCCAACGGCCTGAAGGTCACGCTGAAGAACCGCAACGTGAAGCTCCCCTACCAGGACTTCGCGGTGTTCGCGATCCAGGAGTGGCGAAAGATCGGGGTGGAGGTCGAGAACCGACCTCTGGAGACGGCGGCCTGGTTCTCCGACGGACAGAACACGGGGAACTTCGAGCTGATCGTCGCCCCCACCGTCGAGTTCGCCGACGATCCCGATCAGTTCCTCGGTCGTTACGCCACGGGAAGCACCCAGAACTGGGGCCGATTCTCCGACCCGCGCGTCGACGATCTGTTCTCGCGCCAGGCCCGGACGCTCGACCCCGCCGAGCGCAAGAAGCTCTGCAATGAGATCGAGAAGCTCGTTCTCGAGAACGCGTACTACATGCCGGGTCTGTGGTGGACGCGCAACGTCGTGCACTTGACCAAGGTGAGGAACTACGTGGCTCCGCCCAGTCACTACACCAATCAGAAGCTCCAGGACGTGTGGCTGGCCGAGGATTGA